Genomic segment of Methanobacterium spitsbergense:
AGGAAAGCCAAAGAATAGTCATGACATAAACGATAACATTATTCTTTATTCTGTTTACAAAAATGCTGTGGATTTTTTTATTACAGAAGATAGGGGTATTCATAAAAAAGCATCAAAATTAGGAATCGAAGATAGAGTATTCACATTAGATGAGGCTTTAACCACCTTCGAAGAGATGTTTAAAGAGTTTCAACCACCTTATCCTCCTGCAATTGCTGCTAAAAAAGTTTATAATTTAGATGTTAATGATGAAATCTTTGATTCTCTTAGAGATGAGTATGATGGTTTTGATGAATGGTTTATAGATATTTCGAAAGAAGGCAGAGATTGTTGGGTACATTTTAATTCAGACGAAAGTATTGGAGCAGTTTTAATCTATAAACAAGAAGACGATATCATAGAATTAAAAGATAAAACTTTGGATAAAAAGAAGCGAGTTAAGATATCAACTTTTAAAGCTAAAAAAACAGGTTTTAAAATAGGAGAATTGTTTTTAAAACTTAGCATTGAATTTGCACTAAAAAATAACGCGACAGAAATTTATTTGACTCACTTTTCCAAACCAGATGATCATTTAGTAGAACTCATAACGGACTATGGATTTTCATATGTTGGTAAAAATAGGCGATATGAAGATGATGTTTATCTCAAAGAATTAAACCCCAGTAAAGAAGATTTAAAGCATTTATTTGATTCAGATGGTCCTGTTAAAGTGGCAAAAACTTTTTACCCTCATTTTTATGATGGAACTGAAGTTAATAAATTCATTGTTCCAATACGTCCTGAATTTCACCATAGACTGTATGTAGATTATAAAGGAAGGCAAACAACAATTCCTGAATTTTCTAACGAGTTTATTATAGAAGGCAACACTATAAAAAAGGCATATATTTGTAATTCCGTAAGAATAAATATGAATCCGGGAGATTTACTATTTTTCTACAGATCTCATGATGTAAAAGAGTTAACTACAATTGGTGTAGTTGAAAAAGTTTTTATAGACAAAAATAAGGAAGATATTATTAAAATCGTCGGCAAACGAACTGTTTACACAAATAAAGAAATAGAAGAAATATCTAAGAAGAGGACATTTGTAATTTTATTTATAATGGTGTTCCATTTACCAAAATCTATTAAACTTGAAGAATTAAAAAAGGCAAATGTTTTAAAAGCAGCTCCACAATCTATAATTAATGTAACAGATAAATATATTACTATAAAAGAGTTGGGTGATATTAATGGCCGTTTTACTTTCGATTAAACCCAAATATGTTGACGAAATAAAAAGCGAAAATAAAAAATATGAGTTTAGAAAGTCGATATTCAAAAGAAATAATACATCTAAAGCATATGTTTACTCAACTAATCCTGTAAAAAAACTAATAGGCAAGTTTAGTATTGGAAAAATCATAGAAGATCATCCAGAAAAATTATGGGAAAATTTTAATGACTATGCTGGTATAAATGAAGATGAATTCTTTGATTATTTCAGTGGTAGAAATAAGGGATTTGCAATAGAAATTAAAGAATTCATACTTTTTGATGATCCCATTGAACCTAAAGAGTTAATCCCGAATTTTGTCCCTCCTCAATCCTTTTATTATATTGAAGAAGACGTTATTGAAGGTAATTGTAACTCAAAAGAAGTACAAGAGAGTTTAGATTGTTACAGCAATAGTAAATAAATCAAACATATATTAATTTTTTTTGATATGCTAAGATTCATATAATTCAAAATGTCCAGTTAATTTTTTGATAACCAGTTTCAAGTTTTAATATTTCTCATCTCTTGTCTTAATAATCTTAATAGCCTTGTTATATTCATCAAATAATGTGTTATAATCATCTATAAGATGATAAATAGTTTCATGATTCATAAAAAAGACAAGTTCTCCATAACTAAAGTCTTTCAATAATTCAGGATAATGGGGTTTGTTTGAAAGATTATTTTATTACTAAAATCAAATTAGTTATGTCAAAATTAAAAAATAAGTATCGCTAACATGAATAGTCTTTGCAGGACAGATAACACCTAAACATCCAAATATTAATGAAATTAATCCTGGAATGCTTGACGAAGAAATTACGATTGAAGGAGTAGTGGATAATATCAAAGAATCTCCTAAAAGTCAAACATATTTTTTGGAAGTATCAGATAATACTGGAAAAATTAACGTAGTTATTTTTAAAAGAAATGCTAAGGATATTGAAAATAATAATCTAAATATTTTTCAACTTAATAAAAGAAGAATAAAACTTTTAGGTACAGTTACAGAATATAATGGTAGAATGGAACTAATATTAAAGGATGAAAAGTCAATTGAAATCATTGCATAAGTTGAATGTATCATCTTAAATTGATAAGATAAGTGAGAAATTTCAAAATATTTTTATATCATATTAAGTTAGAATCTAAAATTCATATCCGGTATTTAACTTGTTGAATGAATTGAATCAAAACAATAAAATTATCTATAAATTTTAATATATTATGTTTCATACCTTTAACAAATAGAAATTATAAAATTTGGAGTTATTTTCATGACGATAAAACGATTATTTGGAACATTTGGGGTTAGAAGAATTGCAAATCAGGAATTAACACCAGAATTTGCATCAAAACTTGCAGCAGCATATGGTTCACTTGTAAAGGGTACAGTTGCTGTTGGCGGAGATCCGAGAACATCTACAGAAATGATAAAACATTCTGTTATTGCAGGATTATTATCTTCCGGTTGTGATGTTGTTGATCTAGGAATATTGCCAACTCCTACTGTTCAGTTTGCAGTCAGAAATTATTATGATGGGGGAGTAATGATAACAGCATCTCATAATCCTCCAAAATACAACGGGTTGAAGTTTGTTGATTCTGATGGAATTGGAATCCCTGAGGATATGGAGAAAAGTATTGAAGATATGTTCTTTAATGAAAATCCTGAAAGGGTTTCTTGGAATGATATTGGAGAAGTATTTGCTAACCCGGGTATTATAGATGAATACGTTAATAACGTTTTTAACCGTGTTAATCAGGATTTAATAAAAAACGCCAAATTGAAGGTTATTGTTGATTGTGGAAGTGGAGCAGCATGTTTCACGACACCTTATCTCCTAAGAAAGCTTGGTTGTGAAGTAACTACTATGAATTGTCAACCTGATGGGTTTTTCCCTGGAAGAAATCCTGAACCTACAGCTGAAAACTTGGAAGAACTCAGAAAAGTTGTGAAATCAACAAAGGCTGACTTGGGAATTGCTCATGATGGGGATGCAGATCGTACAATATGTATAGATGAGAATGGAGATTTTGTTTTTGGTGACAAAACATTTGCATTAGTTGAAAAGGATATGCTTAAAGAAAATGGCGGAGGAATAATTGTAACAACTGTTGCAACATCTGCAGCAATTTATGATATTGCAAAAGAGTACGGGGGCGAGGTTATTGCTACAAGAGTTGGTGATCTTCTTGTTGCAAGAGAATTAAAGGATATGAATGGTTTATTTGGAGGGGAAGAAAATGGTGGTTTAATATTCCCTGATTTTGTTTATGGTAGAGATGCAGCATTATCAACAGCAAAAATAGTTGAAATAATGGCAAAAGAAGACAAACCCCTTTCAGAGTTAATAAGAGAACTTCCAAGTTACAGTTCAGCTAAGCTCAAGATTGAATGTCCTGATAATCTTAAAGTTGAAGTCATGGAAAAAATTGCAGATGCAACATCTGAGTATAAGGTAGATACTACAGATGGAGTAAAGATATTGACAGATGAGGGATGGGTTATTATAAGACCTTCAGGGACTGAACCAATATTCCGATGTTTTGCAGAAGCTGAAAACGAGAGCGATGCAAAAAAGATGGCTGAATGGGGAATCTCACTCGTTAAAGAAAATATGAAACAATAATTTAAAAATACCCATTTTTTTGTAACTATTTAATAGATAACTTTCATAAAATTCAATCTTTGTAAAACCCGTAAAATTCTGAACAGTAGGCACACATGGGATATTTTTCATATTTATAATGACTTGCATCGTCTTTGTTTATATCGAATTTTTGAAGACAGAAATAGCAAGTCTCTATTTTTCCTCCATTTTCACATTCACATTTATAATTATTTTGTTCTTCTATTTTAACACCCCTATACTGATTTGGATATTTATTTAGGATATTTTACTTTTAATAATTTATGTATACAATCACTTTTTCTTATACTTTACAAGTTGGTTATCTAAGTTCAGAAAAAAATTTTACCTTCAAACAACAAAATTATAACTATGATAGTCAAGGGAAAAAGAAGGAAAGTTGCATGGGGCATAACTGGAAGTGGCGAAAAGATTATGGAAACTGTAGAGATTATGGAAAAAATGAAAAAGAAGTACAGAAAAATCTATGATATTAGAGTTTTCATTTCCAAAGCCGGTGATCAAGTTTTAAAATATTATAATCTTTCAAATACATTGGAAACAATTTTTGATAAAACTTGGACTGAAATAAATGCAAATGCACCTTTTTTAGCCGGACAAATTCAACTTGGGAGTTATGAATTTCTCTTGGTAGCACCAGCAACCTCTAACACAGTAGCAAAGATATCACTAAGGATAGCTGACACATTACTTACAAATGCGGCTATAATGGGTCAGAAAACATCTACACCTATCTATATTATGCCAACAGACTTTAGAGAGGGAAGTGTAATTACACAGCTACCTAATGGAAAAGATCTAGAATTAAAAATTACTCATGAAGATGCTGAACACGTTGAAAAACTATCTAAAATGCCCAACACCTTCGTTTTTGAACATCCCGATGAAATACCTTCTATATTTGAGAAGCATTCTGGCAATTAAACAGTTGATGATAAAAACTGCAAAGTCACACTTAGATTGAACAGTCCATCATCGTTAGCAGTCATGTCAGAAATTCCTCTGAAGTAGTGGTCAACATCTCCTGCACCTGCGATATTTAATGCTAACGGTTCAACTTCGTCAATTCCTTTGAAAAAATTACCAATATCCATTATTTCGGATTCAGATCCTTTAAAATTTACTACAACACTGCCTCCAGTCCGTGACTGTATTGTAACATGTTGATCATCTACTTCTAGTTTTTCTTCACTTTTTTTTGTATTTGCTCTATTTTTTATGAATACTATATTGGATTTTTCCATCTCTAATCACCTATACCTAGTTAATAGAAGTTTTTTAAAACAAATCAATAGTTATATATTGGACTGGGCAGTATAAACTTTTTTTTATTTGAAATGTTTATATCAATATTTACATTAAAAAGGATAATAAAATAATCAAAAGGGTTTTATTAGAACTTGTAGCCTATTTCTCTTAAGAATTTTTTCCTGAATATTATATCCTCTTCAGTTTCAATTCCGACCGGTTTAAAACCATCAATAACTCCAATTATTCCTCTTCCTTGTTCTGTTTCTGCGATAAGTATCTCAACTGGATTTGCAGTAGCACAAAATAGGTTTACAACTTCTGGAACACTTTTTATTCGTTGTGACACATTTATGGGAAATGCATTTTTTAGAAATATCAAAAAAGAATGTCCACATCCAATTTCTAGCATCTTTTCTCCAGCAAGTTCTGATAATTCGTCATTATTACCTTCAATTCTTACAAGGCAGTCTCCAGATGCTTCACTAAATGCTATTCCAAATTTTGCACCAGGTACTGTATTAAATATGGCTTCATACAAATCTTCAATTGTTTTTATGAAATGGCTTTGTCCCAATATTATATTACAATCTTCTGGAGCTTCTAATTTAACTACTTTTATTTGCATGTCCATAAAAAACCTCCATTTTTGTTATAATGAATTTTATATTCTTTATAATTATTCAATTTATCTAACCTTCAATAATTTTAATTAGATTGGCTGAAATCATTTTCAAAAATTACTTTAAATTCGGGAGCGATCATTATATATATCAGAATTTTAAATAAATTGTCATTAACAATCATTATAAATATTTTAGAGTTTGAAAATTTCTAGCTTTTAATAAAATCAAACTAAAAAGTGTCTATGTTTTTAATTTATAAGAGGTTTCAACATGAAAGAGAAAATGAAAGAGATTGCTCAACGTGTTTCAGAGTTAAGGGAACTTTCTGATATTGGTATAGATGAAATGGCAAACCAATTGAATGTTCCTGTTAAAACTTATATGGGTTACGAAGAAGGAAAAAATGATATATCTGCAAGTGTACTTTACGAAATAGCACAGAAATTGAATGTGGATATGGGGCTACTGCTCACTGGAGAAGAAACTAGAATGCATATATTCGCAGTTACTAGGAAAGGTAAAGGTGTGAGAGCTGAAAGAAGAAAAGAGTACAAATACGAGAACCTCGCTGAAAAATTCATACATAAGAAAGCCGAACCATTCATAGTAGCTGTTAAACCTAGGACCCAATTAGGAAAACCTTTAACCAACTCACACCCCGGCCAAGAATTCAACTACGTTATTGAAGGAACCTTGAAAATTTACATACACGATAATGAAATTGTTCTTGAAGATGGC
This window contains:
- a CDS encoding adenosine-specific kinase; protein product: MDMQIKVVKLEAPEDCNIILGQSHFIKTIEDLYEAIFNTVPGAKFGIAFSEASGDCLVRIEGNNDELSELAGEKMLEIGCGHSFLIFLKNAFPINVSQRIKSVPEVVNLFCATANPVEILIAETEQGRGIIGVIDGFKPVGIETEEDIIFRKKFLREIGYKF
- the afpA gene encoding archaeoflavoprotein AfpA, with the translated sequence MIVKGKRRKVAWGITGSGEKIMETVEIMEKMKKKYRKIYDIRVFISKAGDQVLKYYNLSNTLETIFDKTWTEINANAPFLAGQIQLGSYEFLLVAPATSNTVAKISLRIADTLLTNAAIMGQKTSTPIYIMPTDFREGSVITQLPNGKDLELKITHEDAEHVEKLSKMPNTFVFEHPDEIPSIFEKHSGN
- a CDS encoding exodeoxyribonuclease VII large subunit, with the translated sequence MLDEEITIEGVVDNIKESPKSQTYFLEVSDNTGKINVVIFKRNAKDIENNNLNIFQLNKRRIKLLGTVTEYNGRMELILKDEKSIEIIA
- a CDS encoding PIN domain-containing protein, which gives rise to MRVLTDTNIFILREDNSVVSENLQNLLRILNKESVTILIHPISKAEIKKDKDKDRKKVSLSKIETYPLLESPPNPIGDNEYLTVVGKPKNSHDINDNIILYSVYKNAVDFFITEDRGIHKKASKLGIEDRVFTLDEALTTFEEMFKEFQPPYPPAIAAKKVYNLDVNDEIFDSLRDEYDGFDEWFIDISKEGRDCWVHFNSDESIGAVLIYKQEDDIIELKDKTLDKKKRVKISTFKAKKTGFKIGELFLKLSIEFALKNNATEIYLTHFSKPDDHLVELITDYGFSYVGKNRRYEDDVYLKELNPSKEDLKHLFDSDGPVKVAKTFYPHFYDGTEVNKFIVPIRPEFHHRLYVDYKGRQTTIPEFSNEFIIEGNTIKKAYICNSVRINMNPGDLLFFYRSHDVKELTTIGVVEKVFIDKNKEDIIKIVGKRTVYTNKEIEEISKKRTFVILFIMVFHLPKSIKLEELKKANVLKAAPQSIINVTDKYITIKELGDINGRFTFD
- a CDS encoding helix-turn-helix domain-containing protein, whose product is MKEKMKEIAQRVSELRELSDIGIDEMANQLNVPVKTYMGYEEGKNDISASVLYEIAQKLNVDMGLLLTGEETRMHIFAVTRKGKGVRAERRKEYKYENLAEKFIHKKAEPFIVAVKPRTQLGKPLTNSHPGQEFNYVIEGTLKIYIHDNEIVLEDGDSIFFDSSYEHAMEALNDKKAKFLAIIL
- the glmM gene encoding phosphoglucosamine mutase, whose product is MTIKRLFGTFGVRRIANQELTPEFASKLAAAYGSLVKGTVAVGGDPRTSTEMIKHSVIAGLLSSGCDVVDLGILPTPTVQFAVRNYYDGGVMITASHNPPKYNGLKFVDSDGIGIPEDMEKSIEDMFFNENPERVSWNDIGEVFANPGIIDEYVNNVFNRVNQDLIKNAKLKVIVDCGSGAACFTTPYLLRKLGCEVTTMNCQPDGFFPGRNPEPTAENLEELRKVVKSTKADLGIAHDGDADRTICIDENGDFVFGDKTFALVEKDMLKENGGGIIVTTVATSAAIYDIAKEYGGEVIATRVGDLLVARELKDMNGLFGGEENGGLIFPDFVYGRDAALSTAKIVEIMAKEDKPLSELIRELPSYSSAKLKIECPDNLKVEVMEKIADATSEYKVDTTDGVKILTDEGWVIIRPSGTEPIFRCFAEAENESDAKKMAEWGISLVKENMKQ